In Spinacia oleracea cultivar Varoflay chromosome 5, BTI_SOV_V1, whole genome shotgun sequence, a single window of DNA contains:
- the LOC110799398 gene encoding gibberellin-regulated protein 6: MANFKALPLLLLALIAFSMLSTLVLAKGHYGPGSLQSNQCLPQCTRRCSQTQYHKPCMFFCQKCCRKCLCVPPGFYGNKQVCPCYNNWKTKEGGPKCP, encoded by the exons atggccAACTTTAAGGCTCTCCCTCTCCTCCTTTTGGCTCTCATTGCCTTCTCCATGCTTTCCACTCTG GTTTTGGCCAAGGGTCATTATGGTCCTGGGAGTTTGCAGTCTAACC AATGCCTGCCTCAATGCACAAGGAGGTGCTCACAAACACAATACCACAAACCATGCATGTTTTTCTGCCAGAAATGCTGCAGGAAGTGCCTTTGTGTCCCACCAGGCTTCTACGGTAACAAGCAAGTCTGCCCTTGCTACAACAACTGGAAGACCAAGGAGGGTGGCCCCAAGTGCCCTTAA